A region from the Lolium perenne isolate Kyuss_39 chromosome 4, Kyuss_2.0, whole genome shotgun sequence genome encodes:
- the LOC127294436 gene encoding zinc finger CCCH domain-containing protein 53 isoform X2, whose product MDAYEATKVVFARVQELVDPDLASKIMGALLTQDKSEEDMIRLAFGPEHLLHSVVARERADLLARTNPSSPPAPASWGMAPGDVDAGHPFSAASDPFYPDDGYGCWSPTSGGHRRSYSLSDADGGWKPCQYFARGFCKNGSACRFLHGLPDDVAEQEMAVMRAKAAAVAAARAQMMPPAFAFSPSPPKGLGFLLQQQQQQQSESQRAAAMLLAAGDDMHRFALRSPRMDRADLSNSHGARQIYLTFPADSSFTEEDVSSYFSMYGPVQDVRIPHQPKRMFGFVSFLYPETVRLVLAKGNPHFVCDARVLVKPYKEKGKVPDRFRHSGGLSPHHRDFAAAGLLDSRDPFDLQQPQIGQRMLYGSMAGHEAAFLRRKLEEQQESAELQRAIELQNRRFMGMQLLDLKSRGHHLLGSPVGSPGDGNGGCFNANGNGVHHFENNIQDNSTGLVMGTSAAASAIGKDGRQEQQYEEEEGGGDGNGGSPKQAVNSGEEGRRESGPGAAAATNVVCGYQERFSSGHGAIGL is encoded by the exons ATGGACGCCTACGAGGCCACCAAGGTGGTGTTCGCCAGGGTTCAGGAGCTCGTCGACCCGGACCTCGCCTCCAAGATCATGGGCGCGCTGCTCACCCAGGACAAGAGCGAGGAGGACATGATCCGCCTCGCCTTCGGCCCCGAGCACCTCCTCCACTCCGTCGTCGCCAGGGAGCGCGCCGACCTCCTCGCCCGCACCAACCCCTCCTCCCCGCCCGCGCCCGCCTCCTGGGGTATGGCGCCCGGCGATGTCGACGCCGGCCACCCCTTCTCCGCCGCCAGCGACCCGTTCTACCCCGACGACGGGTACGGCTGCTGGTCCCCGACCAGCGGCGGCCACCGCCGGAGCTACTCGCTCAGCGACGCCGATGGCGGGTGGAAGCCGTGCCAGTACTTCGCGCGGGGGTTCTGCAAGAACGGCTCCGCCTGCCGCTTCCTGCACGGCCTCCCCGACGACGTCGCCGAGCAGGAGATGGCGGTCATGCGCGCCAAGGCCGCCGCTGTCGCCGCCGCGCGGGCGCAGATGATGCCCCCCGCCTTCGCCTTCTCGCCGTCTCCGCCCAaaggcctcggcttcctcctccagcagcagcagcaacagcagagCGAGTCCCAAAG ggcggcggccatgcTCCTCGCCGCCGGCGACGACATGCACAGGTTCGCCCTCCGCTCGCCCCGGATGGACCGCGCCGACCTCTCCAACAGCCACGGGGCGCGGCAGATCTACCTCACCTTCCCCGCCGACTCCAGCTTCACCGAAGAGGACGTGTCCAGCTACTTCAG CATGTACGGGCCGGTACAGGACGTGCGCATCCCGCACCAGCCGAAACGCATGTTCGGCTTCGTCTCCTTCCTCTACCCGGAGACGGTGCGCCTCGTCCTCGCCAAGGGCAACCCGCACTTCGTCTGCGACGCCAGGGTCCTCGTCAAGCCCTACAAGGAGAAGGGCAAGGTCCCTGACAGGTTCAGGCACAGCGGAGGCCTCTCTCCTCACCACCGCGACTTCGCCGCCGCCGGCCTGCTCGACTCCAGGGATCCCTTCGACCTCCAGCAGCCACAGATCG GGCAGAGGATGCTATACGGGAGCATGGCCGGCCACGAGGCGGCGTTCCTGAGGAGGAAGCTGGAGGAGCAGCAGGAGTCGGCGGAGCTGCAGCGTGCCATCGAGCTCCAGAACCGCCGGTTCATGGGGATGCAGCTGCTCGATCTCAAGAGCAGGGGCCACCACCTTCTCGGCTCCCCCGTGGGCTCGCCAGGCGACGGCAATGGCGGCTGCTTCAATGCCAACGGCAATGGCGTGCACCATTTCGAGAACAACATTCAAG ATAACAGCACTGGCCTTGTCATGGGCACATCTGCTGCTGCTTCTGCCATTGGTAAAGACGGGAGGCAGGAGCAGCagtatgaggaggaggagggtggTGGTGATGGCAATGGTGGCAGTCCCAAGCAGGCAGTCAACTCTGGGGAAGAGGGGAGGAGGGAATCTGGTCCTGGTGCAGCAGCTGCAACCAATGTTGTTTGTGGATACCAAGAAAG GTTCTCATCTGGGCATGGAGCCATTGGGCTGTGA
- the LOC127294436 gene encoding zinc finger CCCH domain-containing protein 53 isoform X1, which yields MDAYEATKVVFARVQELVDPDLASKIMGALLTQDKSEEDMIRLAFGPEHLLHSVVARERADLLARTNPSSPPAPASWGMAPGDVDAGHPFSAASDPFYPDDGYGCWSPTSGGHRRSYSLSDADGGWKPCQYFARGFCKNGSACRFLHGLPDDVAEQEMAVMRAKAAAVAAARAQMMPPAFAFSPSPPKGLGFLLQQQQQQQSESQRAAAMLLAAGDDMHRFALRSPRMDRADLSNSHGARQIYLTFPADSSFTEEDVSSYFSMYGPVQDVRIPHQPKRMFGFVSFLYPETVRLVLAKGNPHFVCDARVLVKPYKEKGKVPDRFRHSGGLSPHHRDFAAAGLLDSRDPFDLQQPQIGQRMLYGSMAGHEAAFLRRKLEEQQESAELQRAIELQNRRFMGMQLLDLKSRGHHLLGSPVGSPGDGNGGCFNANGNGVHHFENNIQDNSTGLVMGTSAAASAIGKDGRQEQQYEEEEGGGDGNGGSPKQAVNSGEEGRRESGPGAAAATNVVCGYQESGMEHNLPDSPFASPTSAAAAEQQTAHTGSISSSHPVALSLFPSAKPLYSSCFSQVPRFSSGHGAIGL from the exons ATGGACGCCTACGAGGCCACCAAGGTGGTGTTCGCCAGGGTTCAGGAGCTCGTCGACCCGGACCTCGCCTCCAAGATCATGGGCGCGCTGCTCACCCAGGACAAGAGCGAGGAGGACATGATCCGCCTCGCCTTCGGCCCCGAGCACCTCCTCCACTCCGTCGTCGCCAGGGAGCGCGCCGACCTCCTCGCCCGCACCAACCCCTCCTCCCCGCCCGCGCCCGCCTCCTGGGGTATGGCGCCCGGCGATGTCGACGCCGGCCACCCCTTCTCCGCCGCCAGCGACCCGTTCTACCCCGACGACGGGTACGGCTGCTGGTCCCCGACCAGCGGCGGCCACCGCCGGAGCTACTCGCTCAGCGACGCCGATGGCGGGTGGAAGCCGTGCCAGTACTTCGCGCGGGGGTTCTGCAAGAACGGCTCCGCCTGCCGCTTCCTGCACGGCCTCCCCGACGACGTCGCCGAGCAGGAGATGGCGGTCATGCGCGCCAAGGCCGCCGCTGTCGCCGCCGCGCGGGCGCAGATGATGCCCCCCGCCTTCGCCTTCTCGCCGTCTCCGCCCAaaggcctcggcttcctcctccagcagcagcagcaacagcagagCGAGTCCCAAAG ggcggcggccatgcTCCTCGCCGCCGGCGACGACATGCACAGGTTCGCCCTCCGCTCGCCCCGGATGGACCGCGCCGACCTCTCCAACAGCCACGGGGCGCGGCAGATCTACCTCACCTTCCCCGCCGACTCCAGCTTCACCGAAGAGGACGTGTCCAGCTACTTCAG CATGTACGGGCCGGTACAGGACGTGCGCATCCCGCACCAGCCGAAACGCATGTTCGGCTTCGTCTCCTTCCTCTACCCGGAGACGGTGCGCCTCGTCCTCGCCAAGGGCAACCCGCACTTCGTCTGCGACGCCAGGGTCCTCGTCAAGCCCTACAAGGAGAAGGGCAAGGTCCCTGACAGGTTCAGGCACAGCGGAGGCCTCTCTCCTCACCACCGCGACTTCGCCGCCGCCGGCCTGCTCGACTCCAGGGATCCCTTCGACCTCCAGCAGCCACAGATCG GGCAGAGGATGCTATACGGGAGCATGGCCGGCCACGAGGCGGCGTTCCTGAGGAGGAAGCTGGAGGAGCAGCAGGAGTCGGCGGAGCTGCAGCGTGCCATCGAGCTCCAGAACCGCCGGTTCATGGGGATGCAGCTGCTCGATCTCAAGAGCAGGGGCCACCACCTTCTCGGCTCCCCCGTGGGCTCGCCAGGCGACGGCAATGGCGGCTGCTTCAATGCCAACGGCAATGGCGTGCACCATTTCGAGAACAACATTCAAG ATAACAGCACTGGCCTTGTCATGGGCACATCTGCTGCTGCTTCTGCCATTGGTAAAGACGGGAGGCAGGAGCAGCagtatgaggaggaggagggtggTGGTGATGGCAATGGTGGCAGTCCCAAGCAGGCAGTCAACTCTGGGGAAGAGGGGAGGAGGGAATCTGGTCCTGGTGCAGCAGCTGCAACCAATGTTGTTTGTGGATACCAAGAAAG TGGCATGGAGCACAACCTGCCTGATAGCCCCTTTGCTTCCCCCACcagtgctgctgctgctgagcAGCAGACAGCTCACACTGGTAGCATCAGCAGCTCCCACCCGGTGGCCTTGTCTCTGTTCCCCTCTGCTAAACCTCTCTACAGCTCTTGCTTCTCCCAAGTGCCCAG GTTCTCATCTGGGCATGGAGCCATTGGGCTGTGA